Proteins co-encoded in one Rhopalosiphum maidis isolate BTI-1 chromosome 2, ASM367621v3, whole genome shotgun sequence genomic window:
- the LOC113551886 gene encoding protein suppressor of forked gives METAVEEYPPVNWGNEKLEEAQDSVNENPWDVESWAILLREAQTRWINDVRSFFEKLVTTFPTSGRYWKYYIEMEMRGRNFEKVEKLFQRCLVKVLNIELWKLYLAYVKETKALLPTYKEKMAQAYDFALEKIGMDIHSHNIWQDYITFLSSVEAVGSYAENQKITAIRKVYQRGVVNPMINIELLWKEYLAFEQSINIMIADKMMIERSRDYMNARRVTKEYEVVIRGLNKNYPSVPPTGSLDEMKQVELWKKYIIWEKANPLNTEDTALITRRVMFAFDQALLCMTHHPDFWYEAAQFLDGSSKILSEKGDISAAKQYSDEAANVYERAIGTVLNTSMLLRFAYADFEEGRMNYEKVHSIYKSYLDNEITTDPTLTYVQYMKFARRAEGIKSARAVFKKAREDPRSKYHVYVSAALMEYYCSKDKNIAFRIFELGLKKYCDNPQYIISYIDYLSHLNEDNNTRVLFERVLSNTSLEPEKSVDIWNRFLEFESNIGDLSSILKVEKRRSAVFGKLVEFEGKETAQLVDRYRFLNLFPCTSPELRSIGYNEVTNTVSKTMHNSTQRSAVIDGLDDLDNRPNEKRLPLPDISQMVPYKPKLNAFPGEHIVPGGTFPPPPPACQLMQVLPPPGCFHGPFVSVDMLMDIFLRLILPDKAPMPKAENGCDVKLFDTAMSVQWANEDTAHGGSNKKKRRIGGLSGKGDDSDEDINLVPPPFDIYRSRQQKRVSK, from the exons ATGGAAACAGCCGTCGAAGAATATCCGCCAGTG AACTGGGGTAATGAAAAATTGGAAGAGGCACAGGATTCGGTCAATGAAAATCCATGGGACGTAGAGTCATGGGCTATACTGTTGCGTGAAGCGCAGACTCGATGGATCAACGATGTACGTtcgttttttgaaaaacttgTTACTACGTTTCCAACTTCTGGTCGATACTGGAAGTATTATATCGAAATggaa aTGCGTGGTCGGAACTTTGAAAAAGTCGAGAAG CTCTTTCAGCGTTGTCTCGTCAAAGTACTTAACATTGAACTGTGGAAACTTTATCTAGCTTATGTTAAAGAAACCAAAGCGCTTTTACCAACttacaa agaaaAAATGGCTCAAGCATACGATTTTGCATTAGAAAAAATTGGCATGGATATACATTCACATAACATTTGGCAAGATTATATAACGTTTTTAAGTAGTGTTGAAGCAGTTGGCTCATATgctgaaaatcaaaaaataacagCAATCAGAAAA GTGTATCAACGTGGTGTTGTAAATCCTATGATTAACATTGAATTGTTATGGAAAGAATATCTGGCTTTTGaacaaagtattaatattatgattgctGATAAGATGATGATTGAACGAAGTAGAGATTATATGAATGCCAGAAGAGTCACCAAAGAGTATGAAGTAGTTATAAGAGGACTGAATAAGAATTATCCTAGTGTACCTCCAACTGGTAGCCTAGACGAAATGAAACAA GTGGAATTGtggaaaaaatacattatttgggAAAAAGCAAACCCTTTGAATACTGAAGACACTGCACTGATTACAAGACGAGTTATGTTTGCTTTTGATCAAGCGCTATTGTGCATGACTCATCATCCTGACTTTTGGTATGAAGCTGCTCAGTTTTTAGATGGAAGTTCTAAAATTCTCTCAGAAAAAGGA GATATATCAGCAGCTAAACAGTATAGCGATGAAGCAGCTAATGTTTATGAAAGAGCAATTGGTACTGTATTGAATACAAGTATGTTATTACGATTTGCTTATGCTGATTTTGAAGAAGGTCGTATGAATTATGAAAAAGtccatagtatttataaaagttatttagatAATGAAATTACCACTGATCCAACACtg acatatgtacaatatatgaaATTTGCTCGCCGTGCTGAAGGAATTAAATCCGCACGAGCCGTTTTTAAAAAAGCAAGAGAAGACCCTAGATCTAAGTACCATGTCTATGTCTCTGCTGCtttaatggaatattactGTAGTAAAGATAAAAACATTGCTTTTCGTATTTTTGAGCTTggattaaaaaagtattgcgACAACccacagtatattattagttacataGATTATCTTTCTCATCTCAATg aggaTAATAATACAAGGGTATTATTTGAGAGAGTTCTATCAAACACAAGTCTTGAACCAGAAAAATCTGT AGATATTTGGAATCGATTCCTTGAATTTGAATCAAATATAGGAGATTTATCAAGTATACTGAAAGTAGAAAAACGGCGATCAGCTGTTTTTGGcaag ctAGTAGAATTTGAAGGAAAAGAAACAGCACAACTTGTGGACAGGTATAGGTTTTTAAACCTATTTCCATGTACAAGTCCTGAATTAAGATCTATTGGATATAATGAAGTTACTAATACAGTATCTAAAACAATGCATAATTCTACACAAAGATCTGCTGTTATTGATGGATTAGATGACTTAGATAATCGACCTAATGAAAAGCGATTGCCGCTGCCCGATATTTCTCAAATGGTACCTTATAAACCTAAATTGAATGCTTTTCCAGGCGAACATATTGTACCAg gaGGAACCTTTCCGCCGCCACCACCTGCTTGCCAGCTAATGCAAGTATTACCACCACCTGGTTGTTTCCATGGTCCATTTGTATCTGTAGACATGCTTATGGATATATTCCTTAGACTTATACTTCCTGACAAAG CACCAATGCCTAAAGCTGAGAATGGCTGTGATGTGAAATTATTTGACACTGCTATGTCAGTGCAATGGGCAAATGAAGATACAGCACATGGTGGCTCCAATAAGAAAAAACGTAGAATAGGAGGACTGTCTGGTAAAGGTGATGACAGCGATGAAGACATTAACTTAGTACCACCACCATTTGATATATATCGTTCAAGACAACAAAAGCGTGTAtccaaataa